The following is a genomic window from Miscanthus floridulus cultivar M001 chromosome 14, ASM1932011v1, whole genome shotgun sequence.
CTGGGCTGGTCGAGGCAGGCTAGGCTGAGCTGCTGCCTCCttccttttcctttctcttttatttcttttctattttgtttgcctttctctttcatttgttgccaatttggttagggttcgaTTTATTTAGttaacatcacataaggcaaaagaatccaaatcacaagtgggattaaggatgcatgcatgatttatttatttaagaatttaattacacatgtgacaTAAAACCAAGCTATGCTcatgattttaacctagttgggtcacatccaatccaaaactagggtttggcttctacatgtgtcactcaacatcacattgggttaaaaacaaaaattttgtagtagtgatttttttggtgtgtggatttttgggttgttacatggTGGAGAACCGATATAACAACGGGGGGCTGACAGATGAGCCCTAGGGGCCGgtcggcctacaggtggggttGGTTGGCTCCATCTGGTGGTGTCTCGCTTtccgcttcggtgtggtgtcctctcgagtcttctggaaccttctggtgtTCGTTTCGCCATGGATAAGCGCATTTAAATCTGACATCTTGGTCCACCTTGACAGTTTtatggataaaccctgcagaaaatacagattcaccaaaactcatgaaatttgttagtttaaatccctagtccttcgttggtgattatatttatgcccttctGCAtattttataatggttgttaactaccgtcaacagacATCAATGCTACAACGACTTGCCTACATCGCCAAGTTAATTTGAAGGGCCACATCAACTCCTTTGACACCAAGTTCTACAACACCTTTGTCAGCGTCTACATCGGCACTTGGGTCTGAACATCTACTTTGACTAGTACGACTACATCGACCGCACCAAGAGCGGCAGAGGATTCAGTCACGAGCACCAACCAAGAGGGGCTAGGGGATCACACCGGAAGGACCAGCCACTCCGAGGCACGAAGTCTTTTTTGCCCGGGGGCTCATAAGCGAAGATTGAAGGCCTCACAACAACCTTCGACCATGACTACTTCGACTACATCAACTACTCGAACCATGACAACTACATCCATCTCCAAAGAGAAGACACATCATCAAGTGAAGCTCCCGGCATGAAGGTCCTGGAGGCGAAGACGTGCGCGTTGAGAAGGTACTAGAAATGAAGGCTTATGCATCAAGAAGACCTTAGAGACGAAGGCCTACGCGTTGTGAATATGCCAGAGGTGAAGCCTAGGAGACGAAGACTTgcaccccgagaagacagagatgAAGACCCGCGCATCGAGAAGGTCATAGAGATGAAGACCTGCATGTCGAGTAGAAGGAGCCGAAGCCCGAAGATAAAGACATCCGAAAGATGAAGGCACTCGGACCTTGAAGCCTCAGGGATTAGAACATGTATAGGTTTGAGTCGTGCacgtgctcttttctccatgcctTTTTTTCCCACGgggtttttgggatggagtttttagtgAGACGTGCACGTGTGGTTTGCGGAGGATAGTCCTGCAACCACGGTTTGAGTTGTGTTGTGCCTCTTCTAGTATGAGCATCTACTAGGTCATGTAGTACCGACCATAACCTAGTAGATGAGGGGCTACTGTTGAGAGATGCCATATTCATATGGGCCAAATCCCCTAGAAGGGGCCCAATTAGTGTCATTGGAGTGGCATGTGAAACCCACCCCCACCGGGGGACGCTTGTAAATTTTTGCTTGCCTATATAATGCTTGGAACATGAGGGCAAGGGGGGCTCTCCCTTCCGACTCTCATCAACAAACCCTAGCCGTTTTTTTCACTCTCCTCCCCTAAACCTGTTCGGGAACCGCTTTCCCAACATCTTGCTTTTGTATTTCGAACCATTGTTGGAATGACATGAATCCGGGCTGATAAAGCTGCTAAATCTTGTACAAGGCAGAAGTAATTATTTTTTATAAGCATGCATGGTATGTTATAATGTATACGGAGTCTAAATTGAGAGGAACAACCAGTACAAACAGTATGGAGACATATTTTTTTCCGAATTGAGCCAACTCCAGCTTGTCTCCCAACAGTGATTATAGCAGATTTCTTTTCATCTTGGATATACATTGAAACCTTTTTTCCTTCCTGTTCAATATTATATTGTTCATCAACCAAAGAAAAGAAATAAGCTGTATTGAATTGAATCATGATATATAGCTCTTGCTCTAATTACCTTTTCACCAATATTGTATGCTGATTTTTTTGGCATGAGCCATAACATTAAAGACCATTTTGTGCAGTCATATATGATATATTGGTATCCTTGAAAAAGTAGGAAATAATACCAATGAGTTAGTGGAGACATAAGAAATAAAGAACGATTATAGATGATGTTAATATTTGTTTTGAAGATTACATCACCTAATTAATTGTTGAGCACCTCTTTGTAGACAATATTTTTCGTGTATGACTCACTCATACCAATCTCATTTTCCATCTTCTCCTCATCATGTGTACCTATTAGTATCTTTATGTTCTTTGTCGCGGTCGCTCTAGAAAGTGCGACATATAGTTGGCCATGAGAGAAAACTGGTTCAAGTAGGTAGACACCGACATTTGATATTGTTTGACCTTGTGATTTGTTTATTGTCATTGCAAAGTTGAGTTTGACCGGAAATTGTCTTCTCTTAAAACGGAATGGGAACATCTCATCTTCAGAGGGACACAATAGGATCAGAGGCAAGAAGACTCGCATCCCAGAATGGTGTCCTACTACAATTTCTGCATCAATTGTATTTTTCTGAAACCCACGTACCACCAACCTAGTGCCATTAAAAAGGCCATTAGCAAGATCGATATTCCTGAGTAGCATGATTGGACAATTAATTTTAAGCTTCAGTATATGCAGAGGAAGTCCGTTCGGTGTAAGGGTGTTTAGGAATTCTTCAGGATACTAGTTATGAGGGTCATCTTCTATAGAATTGAAGCTATGATATACCATCTCCTCTCCTTGTAAACGCTCAATCATTTTTAGGTTGATGATGTCTACACAAGCATTGTCTATTTGATAGACATTGTCGATTAGTCTATCAAGGCTACTGTCATTTGGCATATGTTGCACACACATATTTTTGGGTAGACGTATTTGTCCATTATCATTGGTCTCCTAGGTGCCATTTCCAATACGTAGTAGGTATTCTGCAAACCATGGATCATTTTGAACCCTCATATTGCCCGATGCCCGGTGCCCGAGCCCATGGATCATTTTGAACCCTCATATTGCAAACCATGGATCATTTTGAAGCCGGCCCGGTGCCCGAGCGGTCAAATCCAGGCCCGGACGACTGGATCTAGCTAGGGGCCGACGACACGTGCGGGAGCGGCCGGCCGAGGTTGTGGCTACGACGGCGGCGATCGGGCTCGTGAAGGCGCTGGGGGCGGTGCTCTCCTTATCTGCCTGCCCCTCCCTCTCACGGCCTGGGTTGCTGCGGCGGCGTCCTGATGGGCTGGCCTGCCCGCGGCGCGGCCGGGCGACAGTTCGCCCCCAACGCCTAGTAATGGCCAGGGTGGTCGCGGTTGCGCCGGGCTGGCTACGGACGGTGCCGCGGTTGTGGTCAAGACGGAGGCGGCGGTATCAGAAAGGGGCGCCGGGCTGATAACATGAAATTAGAAGCTGCCACAACATGGCTATCCTGATTCCTGGCCCCTACTTTCCTCTTCAAGGAACAATTGCTCCAGGTCGCCACCACATTCCCCATCGTTAGCAAAAATTTCTGAAACATAAGACAATAACAAGCACCTGAGATCAATGAACAATCAACTAATAATGATAACATGAAtccttcacaaaaaaaaaaaaagaataacatGAATCAACCGGGAACAGTGAGTTACTAATTCTGAAAATGTTTAGAAATTTTAAATCAACTTCAAAACCACTCACACTCTGACAGTGACTTTATAGTGCTAGGAGCCATGCAAGAATATAAAATTCAGAAAGACAACATTTTTACCATATCCACCAGAGATCTTGTAAAGAACAAAAGGGTATCTTTGGGATCAATCAAGATCACATTTAATTGGAAAAGGTGATAGTTGACAGGTCCGACTTTTGGGGTACCAAGTTACAACCAATCACAGTCCATCCACAATGATGCTTTCGGGGAGGCAGGAAAATTAGTCCAGGAATGAATGCTCAGTAGCTCACTGTCATGGAGTAAATGAAGCATGAAAAAGATATATCAAAGTGACTCGCTTGGTTGGTCACAAAGAAAAAAGGCAGGGTAGTTTTCAGCATCACTCAAAGACAGAAACAATGCCTAATTATGTGCATATAATAATAGTGAGTGAAGATAAAGAAGAGTTCAACGAAACACTCACTTAGGCATAAAGTTGCATTGGCATGGAGTCAGTGACAGTGGGGCAATCATTTATTCATTTCAATGTACTAACCTAAGAGACTGAAATCCAAGCTGTTGACATCGCCTATTTTGCTACAATCTCCTTGTGGGCTTTAAAGGACAAAATCACATTCCATGCAAGAGCTACGAAGTTAGCAGCAAGAACCTGAGAAAAAAATGGAGTGATTTAGGTGAGATCCAAACATACATACATAATACAAAAACAAAAGACACTTTCCAGAACACTAAATACTATATTCTAAATATCTCAATGTGCATTTTAAAGGACCTGAAGCTTTTGTGGGACAAAATAAAAATTCAGAAACTGAAAGGATATCCACAATTGCTTATTCGCCAATACTGATGACAACCATTCCTGCAAATATTATTAAAAAATTAGGTAGCAGAAAAAGAGACCATACCCAATTGCCAAGTATTGTAAACATGAGAGAGTGTACAAAAAGGGTTCATCTCACCTGCTTAAGTTTTGGCACTACAAGTGATGGATTTCCCTCCAATGTGACCAGTAAGCTCATAAAAACTCCAATAAAAATGGGAGAGAAAATAAACTGCACAGAAGGAGCAGTTAGAAGATATGTTAAAAAAAACAGATGATGTAAATGTGGAAACTAGGAAGAGCAGCACATGATATCTATCCTTGTGGTTTGGAGAGAGAGACAGATATGACGCATAGTCACAAACCTGGTCAAGTAAAAGGCGAGCTATAGCACCAGATGCTCCACTGATTGCCACTAATTTACTCAAATACAAGTACCTGCAAATGGAAACTTATTATCTACTACTGGAGGGGGGTGGGACAACACtgactttcttttcttttctttttgaaacAAAGAGAACACTGACTACTAGTAGCCATTACTTCTGAAGGTGGTAGCATAGATAAGATTACCAGACATGTAAAGTTGGTCCAACAAGGGCAAGCCCCAAAAGTGTGAATACAAATGTTCTCTTCAAATCGAGCTCTGGCACTCGATCAACAACAAGCTGAAACATAATACAAATTTGGTTGTAGGATTACACATTAGGTAAGTAATAAACAGTAGCAAAATAGCAATATCTTCAAACCAAAACAGTTAAGTGAACTAATTGCCAATATATGAAGAAATCCAGTTTACTGCCAACAAGCTGAACTATATACAAAAGAGTATGACTGCACAAATTTATTGTCAACTAGATGTTCAGACCATACATAGTGCATAGCAAATACAAACATTAACGAACTAACGGTCACTATGAAATTCAGTTTATTTTTGCAAATGGTCTTAACAAGGTCCGATAGCACTGTCAGAAAATTGCAACACCAATCATACTTAAGTTAAGTGATCTCTGCAGCTCTAAGCTCCTGTCTGACCTCAGAGTCAGCAGGGCTTGGCAGTGGGTTAACTGTTCAGTGAGCACAACTAGGAGCATCTTGAAAAGGAGTATGTAAACAAGCCGAGCATGCCTCAAAACCATGGTTCACTAACTTACTAGTACACGTTATGAATTCCGTCCCGCATAGAATAGTATATATCAATGCCATGTGCCACAAATTCAGAATAGAGTTTTAAGTGAAAAAATAAGTGAGGCACCTGGCAGATGAGGTCCCCGGCTAGGGTGAGGACAGCAGAAGTGACGGCCTTAGTTGCAATCGGGTTCTTATCGAGAGCCATCAAGTACCTGTTGTTACAATGCACAAGCGCGATTCGAACGGAGTGAGGTACAGTTGGATCGGATTCTCGATTTCACGCGGAAAGTACTGAAGCGTGGTTGAATCACCATGCCAAGAAGACCCGCCAGCCTTTGGCGACGCCACCGCTTCCTGCCGTTGCAGCAGGCGGCGGCACGGAGCAGGTGCAGGCTACCACCGTGTTTGCGCGGGCGGGTGGCGgctggggtggtggtggtggagagggcGGCCGGGCGGGGAGGACGAAGCGCGAGGCGGCGGGAGTGGAAATGAGGCGGCGTGAGGTGGGCCCTCGCGGAGATTGGGATAGGCCGGGGCGCCGGGAGCAGCATCCGGAACCGGAAGGCGGAGGCCATCGCCATGGATGCCGGCGAGCTCTGCTGCTGCAACGGAAGAGGACGGGGGTAGAGGAGCTTTTGGGCTTTCCTCGCTGGGTTTCTGCGATGGGCTCTCAAGCCCCGTGCCAGCAATGGGCTCGTTTGGGCCTTATCTACTGCGGCCCATTTACCTGCACACATCTACACCCAGCAAGTGAGACTTGCCATCCATTCCATTTTGTCGCGGTTCgtctcagcggcggcggcggcggcgaggcctcTGCGAGACTTCCAGATCTCTCCGACGGGGAGGGAGCCCGCAGCGGAGCGGATCGTCGGAGATGTCGTACATGCGGGGGGACCTGCTGACGAAGATGCGGAAGCTGGTGAAGGGACTTGCCAGGCCCGAGCCCAGGTGGCTCAAGGCCATGGAAGAGTCGGTGCTCTCGCTACTCCAACCTCTGTTTTCCCGTCCCTAGCTGTGCCCTTGCACTTACATTTCTCGATTGGTCGATCCATCCGTGATGCCGTTAGGGTCAGGACAGCGGACTGTTGATAGCTCCTCTTAGGGTTGTTTGGATTCTGTGAATAAATGACTTCTCTACGAGCAATCGTGTAGGCCCCATTTGATTGCTCATCCATGGACAATGGATCTATAATTTGTAGTGATGTAGTAATAATTACATGATTTTGTGCTGGAACCGCTGTGGTGGTTCCTATATGTTCTCCAAATAAAACCCTGAGCCCCATGGTATTGCATATAGATGTGATTCTCGACTGTAGTTTCTGTTGCCGTCAGCTGGTTTCCTATGTGTTATGGTGCTTCGTTTGGTTCAGTTGTGCTAAATTTGTATATTTGCATAAACCGAAGATGGCTAGTGAGTCTATATATGCTTAGTGACTTAGTGACTTGTTTAAAAGTGTCTTTATAATTTGTCTCATGTAACATTTCCGTTCTTTTTCACCATGCTGCTTTCTGGTTAACTGAAACAAGTGGCGCTTGTTCATTAGGGCACCGCCAGTGACATTTCCTCGCCCAGAGGGGAAGATCAAGAAGATCGAGTTTCCTGAGGATGTGTATGTTAGGAAGTTCAACAAAAAACATCCGGATTCGCTCTACCATGATACAATCAAGTAAGATCCTTCTCTTTTCTTATGTTATTTCCTTATAGAAACGTGATCCGGCAACGCTGTATAGTTAAAATAGTATTCGAGTTTTAAATTTTCATGTTTTCGTTCCGCTTTTCTGTTTGGAGATTTGCATGGGTTCCATTTGTGTTGTACATCCTTATATGGGGCATGCTTGGCCTTCTCATCGAAGCCTGATTGTATCACTCAATTTCTGAATGCTGTTATATACTTGTTGGATTAGTGAAAACAGTTGATTATTACGAAGGATGCACAGTTGCAAATAGATTAATGAGGTTCTTGAATTTGTTGAGTAGCGTGGTCCTTTTGAACATTCTAGTATTAGTTTGGTACCTTGGCGACTATCTTCAGCTTCCATCTGTAGGCTACCGCTTGATAATTCACTCTTTTTCGGTCCTACTACTGATGGCATTACTGTTTTGATCCTATTCTCTGGAATATTTCCTCTCTATTTCTTGGACTTGATTTATTTGAGTTTCTCGCTTTGAACACAAGATGTATTGTTTATCCATCCTTTTCAGGATAAGTGGATTTGATCCCCCACCAGCTCGAGTTTTTGCTTGGCGTGTCCTGGAGCTGAAAGAGCAAGGAGTCAGTGAAGATGATGCGATGGCTGTAGCCGATGTAATTTTTCTCCTCTATAACCCTTTTGCTTATTTTTATCAAACGCCATTAAACAGAAAATTCAATTCTGGGCCTCACTGTACTTAAATTTGAAGTTACGCTACCAGTTTTATTACATATATCTATTGTATAACCACCATCTTTTTTCTAGATGGAGTATCGGACACAGAAGAAAGCAAAGAAAAAAGCATACAAGGAACTGAAAGAAATCGCCCGCAGTGAAGGAAAGAAGCCACCTCCAAATCCATACCCAAGTGCCATAAAAGAAATACAAGCAGAGGAAAAGAAATATGTTATGGATCGTTTATTTAACCCGAAGGTAATTGAGATTGCGAACAAGATGAAAGAGGAGAGAGACAAGTTGCGTCAAGAGAGAGCAGCAGGTCAATGGTAGTAGCAGGTATTATTTGGAGTTTTGGACTGGTCGACTAGGTATGTTTATGACATTGGTCAACTGGCATCATACATAATAATTGTTGCTTATTTGAAATGGATATGGCAAACATGAAACTCTTTTTTTTATTCGTATTTTTGCGATTGTAGATGGCCTCTGAAATGAAATATTTGTCCATAGTAGCTCATTCCTTTTGGCTCTATTTCCTTGTATCTTGTTTTTCAAACATCATTTTCAGTATTTTCTTAGAAGTTCGTGAGTTCTGCCCTCCATTTTGCTACAATGCAATGGTCTGATGCTATTTGGATGGTTCTTGTGCACTTAGCATGACTGGTTGAGAAATACTATGATGCTGTGGAAGTTTAATCTGATCATAATCCAATTGTGTCAAGATTAAATGGCATCTTTTTTCTACAGTAGCAACTAGCCATAATATGAGCATATAATCCTGGCCTATCATTTGGAAATTCTCTAGTTACAGACGGGGAAAAAGTTTCTTAGCAAGCTGATAAATTGAGATGTATTTTGCTTGCTTCGGGAAGTTTTGCTTATAGCTGATATAAGACTAGATCAAATCAGCAGTTGCATTGTGACATGTTGGCAGAATGTCAGTTTCCCTTTTTCTTGGCTCTTGTATATTGTGCGTGTAATTTCTGCATATCCCTGTGATGAACATTTTAGTAATCTGAGTGCTCATTCAGTTGGTGCTCCCTCCTCATCACACTGATGGGAGGTTGAAGGAACCAATATGTCTGTATACACTGTTGAGACGTGGCATTCTGAGGGATATGCTTGATTTGTTGATTGCTCTTAACATTCAagacattttttttttcattttgacTTTAAGAATTTTGCTTAAAATATGGCATAAAGTTTGCTCATGTATTGTACCTCGAAGATGACTATTTCTTGATTCTGGTGTGACCTCCATATAtctgtatgcttaattgcttatATCTTGCTGTAATGCTGACATGATTTGGGTGTACTATGTGCAATGGATGCTGATGACCTTCTATTTAAACGACTGACATACAGCGCCAAACAGATGTTTAAACATAAATAAATGGCTGATTAAATAAAAATGACTTAACAACACATAACGTTTAAATTAGCGAAAGAGCTGCTTGGGCAAACAGTGGTGTAACTGAGGAGCCCAGCTTGGTAGAGCTCACTATTCCAACCGGCCTTAGTATTCAGCTAGTTAACTGCATCAATTTGTAAACGTTAATGCTATGATTAGGGCGTCTGTCCAGACGTGTGCATCTGGACGCGCCCCATTCTTGGGCTTGCGCAGCGAACCGGGCCAACAGCAATCAGCCTACTTCCCTATATCATCTCTCCTTTATCTCTACCAGTGACAACCCCCATCACTTCAACGCATTGGACGTCCGCCCCACTTTGCTCGGCGCCCCCATCCCTCTCCACGCTGCTTTTGCCTCCACACCGTGCCTACTCCTCTAGAACCTCGTCGACACCGGTGTGGTTGACAAGTCGGACGTCTTCGGCGTCGCGGGGGACGACAGCGACGAACTCCTCCGGGCGTTCATCAACGCGGACCTCCCTGGCGGGGACCTCGCCCTCGGCGTGTGAAAGCTCCTGGCCGTTGCGACGCTCTCCTTCGCCATGCCCACGCTGCTCGAGTAcctcgtccaagcagcaaggtgacattgcgcagcgcatgttgcaagcttacatttcaagtgtttcagatgttttatctggatgttgcaaaagtttcATCTTGatgatgcaaaagtagatcgtgatattgcacatgttacaaTTGTTATAGACGTCCGTTTCAagcgtatgttctaaatgtttcatctgttttttttagACGttcattgcaagtgtttcaattgaatgttgtatatgttttacacgtatgttgcaactatttgatctgaatattgcatatgtttgcaagtgtttcacacgcttgttgcaagtgtttcagctgtttcgtacgagtgttgcaagtgtttttttttGGATGTATCAAAAATAGAtcgtgatgttgcacatgttgcaaagtGACTCACCTATCACAGCCGCCTATCGCAGCTGCTTGGGCGCCGTGCATGCGCGTGGGGGAGCGGAGGGATGGAGCGCTGCTCGGCAGCTGGTGCGGGAAGCGAAGGGCGATGGCGGCAGGGGCACAGGCAGTCCTTGCACGGCATGCGGGTGCGGCAAGCGAAGGGGGCGCGGGCAGGAAGCGGAGGGGGTGTGGGCGGACAGAGGCACAAAGTGGGGGCACAATTTCTTGGGAGCAGCAGCCGCCACCGTTAGGCGCAGAAACATACTGCAGCCACGGGCAGACGTTCGGACGGACGTCCGGGCGCTTGTCATGCCGATTTGTAAACAAGATTGCGgcaaacacacatataccaaGGGCAATGTATAATGTTTTTGCAAAAAATTGCACTATGTGATTAAACAATTACAGTATATATTTGATAAAAACAGTCTTCAAGTCTTGTAACATCTGTCATTCCCCCTCGCTACAAATGATTCTGATTCAGAGAGCCAAAAAATGGAGTATACCTGTAACTATAACAATGCTATGTTTCTAAATGGGAAGAGTTCAGCTGCTGCGGTAGAGCCTTTCCACTTTTGTTCCGTCACCTGAAATTTAGTTTCTCATCTATATCCATTCCAACAACAGCTAGGACGGCCTTCCTTGTCAAAGAAGAGAAACCCAAGGGACAGAAGAAGCACGGTCTTCATGTGGCCCAGGACTTGGAAAGATACTACACCAGAAAACCGCCCGATGCAGATGAATTGGCTCAGATTGACGCCAATGGCGATGAAGCATGATAGTGTGAGGAAAAACTGCAGAAAAGCCGCTCACAGTGAGGTCTCCGGTCGGAGTTGGTACGAACAGCCAGACACACACGCCGATGAAGTACAGCCAGCCCCCTTTTCGGATGGCTGAAAAAACGTCCctgtgacgaagccagaaaaaaatttaagAAGAACTGAGtaaaagaatagaggttttttattttctcttaaccttagccccttctacctaatacatatatgcataaaattttaagagatgACTTAGGAGGGCTCCACGTGTTCAGGATCGATGAGTCCCCTTAGTCCCACCGCTGGCTTAGTCACTGCTGATATATTGTAAAAGAAAAAACAGACCAAAATCAACGACGGGCTGCCGGCACGGGCAGCCAGACAGAGCAGCAGGGAACAGAACACGCCCGCCATGGGTCAGTGTTCACTAGTACGGAGTACTAATCTACTTCTACAGTCGAGTGCACGCAGACGACGACTCCCTCCCCCGCTGACGACACTCTCACGTTACAAGGAGCATTGCAACATCATAAGAAAGTACTTGCAACAGTACAATAATACTAGTTCAACATGGTCCACCCGACATTCTCATGTTATAAGGGGCATTGCAATATCATAAGGAAGTATTTGCAACCGTACAATAAGGgagtgtttggttcgagctactaaactttagtagctactaaatggtttagtcatttttagtaactccaaagtttctagagaggactaaagctcttttagtagcttttagtcatagcgtttggttgaaaagttactaaagtaactaaaaactactaaatttagtagctactagtcgaaccaaacaggccctaatacTCGTTCAACATGGTCCATCAGACACTCTAAAGTATAAGGAGCATTGCAACATATTATTTTGGAGCATAGCAAACATAAGATGGAGGTACTTGCAACATATTATTTCAAACCACTGAAACAACTTAACTGCAAAAACGTATTAATCTGGATTTTcagcattgcaacatatgatttAAGTAGTTGCAATAGACCATACCAGTTCAACATGGTCAATTACAGTCTCAGAAAATGGTATAATAGAAACTCATGTGCTTTTGCCATACTTCACACGCAACTGTGTAGTACCCAAAACAAGATCCAGAGATGAGAAACCCAACTACAATGAACTCTAGTATCACTAGATGAACTACACACTAGAAAACACAGGGCGCGG
Proteins encoded in this region:
- the LOC136504883 gene encoding uncharacterized protein, with amino-acid sequence MSYMRGDLLTKMRKLVKGLARPEPRWLKAMEEAPPVTFPRPEGKIKKIEFPEDVYVRKFNKKHPDSLYHDTIKISGFDPPPARVFAWRVLELKEQGVSEDDAMAVADMEYRTQKKAKKKAYKELKEIARSEGKKPPPNPYPSAIKEIQAEEKKYVMDRLFNPKVIEIANKMKEERDKLRQERAAGQW